A genomic stretch from Dehalococcoidales bacterium includes:
- the metG gene encoding methionine--tRNA ligase, which produces MGERIFIGVAWPYANGSLHLGQVAGAYLPPDIFARYHRMKGNQVLMVSGSDQHGTPITLRAEREGVEPGAIATRYHQEFIESWQKLGISFDLFTSTGTANHTRAVQEIFLTLLDNGYIYRGIVSQPFCPRCQRFLTDRYIGGTCPYCQSEKARGDQCDDCGKPLNAAELVQPRCSFCGEAPEFRDSEHFFLKLSAFQNRLLEWVKKKDYWRQNVRNFTLSYLEGGLNDRAITRDIEWGVPLPLPGFEGKRIYVWFEAVIGYLSATKEWAQLGGNEEKWRDFWQGDEAKGYYFIGKDNIAFHTIIWPAMLMGCGNLNLPYDVPANEFLTIEGKKLSTSRNWAVWLPDYLSRYDPDPLRYLLSVSMPETNDTDFSWSELIRRNNDELVATYGNLVHRVLTFTYRKFDGCVPEPGELDDTSNNMMREAEITIGKVEELISECHFKEAVKSAMSLAQEANRYLDMKSPWKVIKDDRQAAATALYVATTVISCLRTVLYPFLPFSSQKLHEYLGFTGSVGDDGWRLHVPAPGQKLLPPEALFSKLDEELAEEESNRLRQSSASQ; this is translated from the coding sequence ATGGGTGAGAGAATTTTTATCGGGGTTGCCTGGCCCTACGCCAACGGTTCATTACACCTTGGTCAGGTTGCCGGGGCATATCTACCTCCGGATATATTTGCCCGCTACCACCGTATGAAAGGCAACCAGGTCTTAATGGTATCAGGGTCTGACCAGCACGGCACACCCATAACCCTCCGGGCAGAGCGGGAAGGCGTCGAACCGGGAGCTATTGCCACCCGGTACCACCAGGAATTTATCGAATCGTGGCAGAAGCTGGGGATTTCGTTTGACCTTTTTACTTCGACCGGCACGGCGAACCATACCCGGGCAGTACAGGAGATCTTCCTCACACTTCTTGATAATGGCTACATCTACCGGGGTATCGTTTCCCAGCCCTTTTGCCCCCGCTGTCAACGCTTCCTGACCGACCGCTATATCGGGGGCACTTGCCCCTACTGCCAGTCGGAAAAGGCCCGTGGCGACCAGTGTGATGATTGCGGCAAACCATTGAATGCCGCTGAGCTTGTTCAACCACGGTGTTCCTTCTGCGGCGAAGCTCCCGAGTTCAGAGACTCGGAGCATTTCTTCCTCAAACTATCCGCATTCCAGAACAGGCTGCTGGAATGGGTGAAGAAGAAGGACTACTGGCGGCAGAACGTCCGTAACTTTACCCTGAGCTACCTGGAGGGCGGGCTAAACGATAGGGCGATTACCCGTGATATCGAATGGGGAGTACCACTGCCGCTACCGGGATTTGAAGGCAAGCGTATCTATGTCTGGTTCGAGGCCGTCATCGGGTACCTTTCGGCAACGAAAGAGTGGGCCCAGCTCGGTGGTAACGAGGAGAAGTGGCGCGATTTCTGGCAGGGTGACGAGGCTAAGGGCTACTACTTCATCGGTAAAGACAACATCGCTTTCCATACTATTATCTGGCCGGCGATGTTGATGGGCTGCGGAAACCTGAATCTGCCCTACGATGTGCCGGCTAACGAGTTCCTGACTATTGAGGGGAAGAAGCTTTCTACCAGCCGGAACTGGGCGGTGTGGCTGCCTGACTACCTGTCGCGCTATGACCCCGACCCGCTGCGTTACCTGTTATCCGTCAGTATGCCAGAGACCAACGATACCGATTTCTCCTGGAGCGAGTTAATCCGGCGTAACAATGATGAGCTGGTGGCGACCTACGGGAACCTGGTACACCGGGTGCTTACTTTCACCTACCGTAAATTCGACGGCTGTGTGCCGGAGCCCGGGGAACTTGATGACACAAGTAATAACATGATGAGAGAAGCGGAGATTACTATCGGAAAGGTGGAGGAGCTTATCTCAGAGTGCCACTTCAAAGAAGCGGTAAAGTCAGCGATGTCCTTAGCCCAGGAAGCTAATCGCTACCTGGATATGAAATCTCCCTGGAAGGTAATCAAAGATGACCGGCAAGCGGCTGCCACCGCCCTGTATGTTGCTACCACCGTTATCTCATGCTTGAGAACGGTTTTATATCCCTTCCTGCCCTTCAGCTCCCAAAAGCTGCACGAATATCTTGGCTTTACCGGCAGCGTCGGGGACGACGGCTGGCGGCTGCATGTCCCCGCACCGGGGCAGAAGCTGCTTCCACCCGAGGCACTGTTCTCCAAGCTGGATGAAGAACTAGCGGAAGAGGAGAGCAACCGCTTGCGCCAGAGTTCCGCTAGCCAGTAG
- a CDS encoding molybdenum cofactor biosynthesis protein MoaE, translating into MVEITVGPISPEVIINRVKGESSGGVVTYVGLIRESSRGKEVASVEYRDIDGRAASRLEEIADETNKKWQLNAIAICHRTGRLKVGDINLVVAIASAHRREGFAACQYVIDCFKEKLPTAKRETYLDGSVWTDGEK; encoded by the coding sequence ATGGTAGAGATTACAGTAGGGCCTATATCGCCGGAGGTTATCATCAACCGGGTTAAGGGTGAAAGTAGCGGCGGTGTCGTTACTTATGTCGGTCTGATTCGGGAAAGTTCACGGGGCAAAGAAGTTGCCTCTGTGGAATATCGCGACATTGACGGTAGGGCGGCAAGCCGGCTGGAGGAGATAGCAGACGAAACGAATAAAAAGTGGCAGCTCAATGCTATCGCCATCTGTCACAGAACAGGCAGGCTGAAGGTAGGCGATATCAATCTGGTGGTAGCCATAGCCAGTGCCCACCGCAGGGAGGGTTTTGCTGCTTGCCAGTATGTTATCGACTGCTTCAAGGAGAAGCTGCCCACTGCCAAAAGGGAGACCTATCTCGACGGTAGTGTCTGGACCGATGGGGAGAAATAA
- a CDS encoding polyprenyl synthetase family protein, whose product MSLDKIYAPIREDLGKIEDGLRSIYQDSPPRISELLAHSLGASGKRVRPALVLLSGKSFSYNLECLLPMALAVEVLHTATLVHDDAIDNSPERRGRATINKLWGEDKAILLGDYLLAKAEELAAAAENLPLIRLFARTIKNIASGELHQSFDAFRLEQTRQQYLERISGKTASLLCLATESGAILGQAPPEMVTALREYGYNLGIAFQIVDDILDFIGDEKEMGKPVGSDLTEGTLTLPAMLILEHHPDDNPVRRLFQNEGDRQENIRRAIELFRDSPLVEECYRIAAEYQSKCCLSLKVLPDNASRRSLQALAEYVLARKK is encoded by the coding sequence TTGTCGTTAGATAAAATCTATGCGCCTATCCGGGAAGACCTGGGTAAGATAGAGGACGGGCTACGCTCAATCTATCAGGATAGCCCCCCCCGGATTTCTGAGCTGTTGGCGCATAGCCTGGGAGCTAGCGGCAAGAGGGTTCGCCCGGCCCTGGTCCTCTTATCGGGTAAGTCCTTTAGCTACAACCTCGAGTGTCTTTTACCTATGGCACTCGCTGTTGAGGTCCTGCATACGGCCACCCTGGTCCATGATGATGCTATCGATAATTCTCCGGAACGCCGCGGCCGTGCCACGATTAACAAGCTGTGGGGCGAGGACAAAGCAATACTACTCGGTGACTATCTGCTGGCTAAGGCCGAGGAGCTTGCCGCCGCTGCGGAAAACCTGCCGTTAATCAGACTCTTCGCCCGGACCATAAAGAATATCGCCAGCGGCGAGCTGCATCAGTCTTTCGATGCGTTCAGGCTTGAGCAGACCAGACAGCAGTATTTAGAGAGGATTTCGGGAAAGACCGCCTCCCTGCTCTGCCTGGCTACCGAGTCAGGTGCCATCTTGGGCCAGGCACCGCCGGAAATGGTTACCGCACTAAGGGAATACGGATACAACCTTGGCATCGCCTTTCAGATTGTGGATGATATCCTGGACTTCATCGGCGATGAGAAGGAGATGGGCAAACCGGTAGGTTCAGACCTGACAGAGGGGACGCTCACCCTGCCGGCGATGCTGATTCTCGAGCATCATCCCGATGACAACCCGGTAAGGAGGCTGTTTCAGAATGAAGGCGACAGGCAGGAGAATATCAGACGGGCAATAGAGCTGTTTCGCGACTCGCCGCTCGTTGAGGAATGTTACCGGATCGCAGCAGAATATCAATCTAAATGCTGCCTCAGTCTCAAGGTGCTGCCTGACAATGCCAGCCGTCGTTCTCTTCAAGCACTGGCGGAGTATGTGCTAGCCCGGAAGAAATAG